The following proteins are co-located in the Holophagales bacterium genome:
- a CDS encoding glycerophosphoryl diester phosphodiesterase membrane domain-containing protein, which translates to MLKTTRAVLAAAFRDLALSWRELAVADLAWRAAAFSALTPGTLLLFRWVVSRQGGGVVADTEIATVLLTTPQGILAIVLGGAVLAGITALEVSGLMAIGFAAAEGKRLDARRAVFFAVSRAPRVLLLTAHMLLRVLLGVLPFAAGGGLVYFVLLRSHDINFYLSRKPPAFWAAAVLVGLLAAAFVFVLVRTVARWAFALPIVLFEDGTSRSALAESRRRSTGDRPVILATFAAWLAIAAVVLTVATRLPTAVGRGLAPHVADSLAGIVSFVAGLAAFWVLLALAAGIFNASVFSLLLLRLYLRVGEPRTPRAPGVTAEEAPAVSRQARRRVLGATAAVAVLAVIGVVLFVAAPARKSQPVAVIAHRGASVEAPENTLAAFRLAVDQETDYVELDVQESKDGEVLVVHDSDLMKLGGDAAKVWEADAAYLRSVDIGSRVGPQFAAERVPTLAEALAVCKGRSKVIVELKQYGHGVRLEEKVVGIVEAAGMADDCVFMSLDHVMVKTMKALRPAWRTGVLAAKAIGDLTRLGADFVAVEKKMATSRFVRHAHRAGQEVYVWTVDDPAWMLTMMSRGVDGLITNKPALARLAIARRAEMSEAQRILVALLIRLGAPPENLLSGEDLRP; encoded by the coding sequence ATGCTGAAGACGACCCGCGCGGTCCTGGCCGCGGCCTTTCGGGACCTCGCCCTCTCCTGGAGAGAGCTGGCGGTCGCCGACCTCGCATGGAGGGCGGCCGCGTTCTCGGCGTTGACGCCGGGAACGCTGCTGCTCTTCCGCTGGGTCGTCTCGCGGCAGGGCGGAGGCGTCGTCGCGGACACCGAGATCGCGACCGTCCTCCTCACGACGCCCCAGGGCATCCTCGCGATCGTCCTCGGAGGTGCCGTCCTCGCCGGGATCACGGCGCTCGAGGTGAGCGGCCTCATGGCGATCGGCTTCGCCGCCGCCGAGGGGAAGAGGCTCGACGCCCGTCGCGCCGTCTTCTTCGCCGTGTCGCGCGCCCCGCGTGTGCTCCTCCTGACGGCGCACATGCTCTTGCGCGTGCTCCTCGGCGTCCTCCCCTTCGCAGCGGGGGGAGGGCTCGTCTACTTCGTACTCCTCCGGAGTCACGACATCAATTTCTACCTCTCGCGAAAGCCCCCCGCCTTCTGGGCGGCCGCCGTCCTCGTCGGGCTCCTCGCGGCCGCGTTCGTCTTCGTCCTCGTCCGCACAGTGGCCCGCTGGGCGTTCGCCCTGCCGATCGTCCTCTTCGAGGACGGAACCTCCCGGAGCGCCCTCGCAGAGAGCCGCCGCCGGTCGACCGGGGACCGGCCCGTCATCCTCGCGACGTTCGCGGCGTGGCTCGCGATCGCCGCAGTCGTTCTCACCGTCGCGACCCGACTTCCGACCGCGGTCGGCCGGGGCTTGGCGCCTCACGTCGCAGACTCGCTCGCCGGCATCGTCTCGTTCGTCGCGGGACTCGCGGCCTTCTGGGTCCTCCTCGCTCTCGCGGCCGGGATCTTCAACGCGTCCGTCTTCTCTCTCCTCCTGCTCCGTCTCTATCTGCGCGTCGGCGAGCCGCGGACCCCGCGCGCACCGGGCGTCACGGCCGAGGAGGCGCCCGCCGTCTCCCGACAGGCCCGGCGCCGCGTCCTCGGCGCGACGGCCGCGGTCGCCGTCCTCGCGGTGATCGGTGTCGTTCTCTTCGTGGCGGCACCGGCCCGGAAGAGTCAGCCGGTCGCGGTCATCGCGCATCGCGGCGCCTCGGTCGAGGCGCCGGAGAACACGCTCGCCGCGTTCCGGCTCGCCGTCGACCAGGAGACCGACTACGTCGAGCTGGACGTCCAGGAGTCGAAGGACGGCGAGGTCCTCGTCGTCCACGACAGCGACCTCATGAAGCTCGGCGGCGACGCGGCGAAGGTCTGGGAGGCCGACGCGGCGTATCTCCGCTCGGTCGACATCGGCAGCCGCGTCGGGCCGCAGTTTGCCGCCGAGCGCGTGCCGACGCTCGCCGAGGCGCTCGCCGTCTGCAAGGGGCGCTCGAAGGTCATCGTCGAGCTGAAGCAGTACGGCCACGGCGTGCGCCTCGAGGAGAAGGTCGTCGGGATCGTCGAGGCGGCCGGGATGGCGGACGACTGCGTCTTCATGTCGCTCGACCACGTGATGGTGAAGACGATGAAGGCGCTGCGGCCCGCGTGGCGGACCGGCGTCCTCGCCGCGAAGGCGATCGGCGACCTGACCCGGCTCGGTGCCGATTTCGTCGCCGTCGAGAAGAAGATGGCGACGAGCCGCTTCGTGCGTCACGCCCACCGGGCCGGGCAGGAGGTCTACGTCTGGACCGTGGACGACCCGGCCTGGATGCTCACGATGATGAGCCGTGGCGTCGACGGGCTCATCACGAACAAGCCCGCGCTCGCCCGCCTCGCCATCGCGCGCCGCGCCGAGATGAGCGAGGCGCAGCGGATCCTCGTCGCGCTCCTCATCCGGCTCGGCGCGCCCCCGGAGAACCTGCTTTCCGGAGAGGACTTGAGGCCGTGA
- a CDS encoding tryptophan 7-halogenase, which yields MIGTEKVLVGGQTASGETENYDVVVIGGALAGAATAILLRRRSPGLRVLVVEKSEAFDWKVGESTVEISAYFLTRVLKLYDHLSREHLGKQAFRYWFHNEKVTRLREASEVGSTQLARTPGFQLDRAVLDEHVLKVAASEGSEVWRPAKVVDFTLEGEAGNAVTVEKADGTKVTVRAKWVVDATGRQALLARKRGGIRPVEGHPTSSIWVRYRNVKDLDGTEVVGTDPADPFVRGVIASRRLATNHFTGWGYWIWFIPLRGGETSVGLVWDTRLVQPEGATPLEKLTHFLNANPLTREMLEHAEPVEGDCRYLGTLPYFLDTFIAPGWTCVGDAGGFLDPFYSPGLDQMSFSVHMRVDLILKALAGTPRRRWRRSTRSTTRGTAASSAISTRRSTATSTT from the coding sequence ATGATCGGGACGGAAAAGGTCCTCGTTGGTGGACAGACCGCTTCGGGCGAGACCGAAAACTACGATGTCGTCGTCATCGGCGGTGCCCTCGCCGGCGCGGCCACGGCCATCCTCCTTCGGCGACGCAGCCCGGGCCTGCGCGTCCTCGTGGTGGAGAAGTCCGAGGCCTTCGACTGGAAGGTGGGGGAGTCGACGGTCGAGATCTCGGCCTACTTCCTCACGCGGGTCCTCAAGCTCTACGACCACCTGAGCCGCGAGCACCTCGGCAAGCAGGCGTTTCGCTACTGGTTCCACAACGAGAAGGTCACGCGCCTGCGCGAGGCCTCGGAGGTGGGGTCGACGCAGCTCGCGCGGACGCCCGGCTTCCAGCTCGATCGCGCCGTCCTCGACGAGCACGTCCTGAAAGTGGCGGCCTCGGAAGGGAGCGAGGTCTGGAGGCCCGCGAAAGTCGTCGACTTCACTCTCGAAGGGGAGGCGGGTAACGCAGTCACGGTCGAGAAAGCGGACGGGACGAAGGTGACCGTCCGCGCGAAGTGGGTCGTCGATGCCACCGGGCGGCAGGCTCTCCTCGCGAGGAAGCGCGGCGGGATCAGGCCGGTCGAGGGGCACCCGACGTCGTCGATCTGGGTCCGGTACCGGAACGTGAAGGACCTCGACGGCACCGAGGTCGTGGGCACCGACCCGGCCGACCCGTTCGTCCGCGGAGTCATCGCCTCGAGGCGACTCGCCACGAACCACTTCACGGGCTGGGGCTACTGGATCTGGTTCATCCCGCTGCGCGGCGGGGAGACGAGCGTCGGCCTCGTCTGGGACACGCGCCTCGTCCAGCCCGAGGGGGCGACGCCGCTCGAGAAGCTGACGCACTTCCTGAACGCGAACCCGCTCACGCGGGAGATGCTCGAGCACGCCGAGCCGGTCGAGGGGGACTGCCGGTACCTCGGAACGTTGCCGTATTTCCTCGACACGTTCATCGCGCCGGGCTGGACCTGTGTCGGCGACGCGGGCGGGTTCCTCGACCCGTTCTACTCGCCCGGCCTCGACCAGATGAGCTTCTCCGTCCACATGCGCGTGGACCTGATCCTGAAGGCGCTCGCCGGGACCCCGCGGCGGAGATGGAGAAGGAGTACGCGGTCCACAACAAGGGGTACGGCCGCTTCTTCCGCTATTTCTACGAGGCGATCTACCGCGACAAGTACCACCTGA
- a CDS encoding PAS domain-containing protein — protein MEEGAWVKELKAAITVCDRSGVALEMNDRAAETHEKDGGRELLGKSLLDCHPERAREIFEELLKTGGTNVYTIEKAGVKKLIYQAPWYEGGEYRGIVELSLPVPFEIPHFVRS, from the coding sequence ATGGAAGAAGGCGCCTGGGTGAAGGAACTGAAGGCTGCGATCACGGTGTGCGACCGCAGCGGCGTGGCCCTCGAGATGAACGACCGGGCCGCCGAAACCCACGAGAAGGACGGGGGGCGCGAGCTGCTCGGGAAGAGCCTCCTCGACTGCCACCCCGAGCGCGCGAGGGAGATCTTCGAGGAGCTGCTGAAGACCGGCGGGACGAACGTCTACACGATCGAGAAGGCCGGCGTGAAGAAGCTCATCTACCAGGCGCCGTGGTACGAGGGCGGCGAGTACAGGGGGATCGTCGAGCTCTCTCTGCCGGTCCCGTTCGAGATTCCCCACTTCGTGAGGAGCTGA
- a CDS encoding aromatic amino acid lyase, with amino-acid sequence MAIVLNGTSLTVPDLVRIARHGEKVELAPEALARIRACRAVLEEKIDAHEIMYGVNTGIGEFSEVVLTDDQVKDFQRYLIYNHAAGIGDPAPEEYVRGAMAGRINVHAHGNSGCRPVITQTLVEMLNRGVTPVVCQKGSVGACGDLAPMSQVALLLLGEGEATYRGERLPGKVAMEKAGIPVPGLMARDGLATINGSNLLTAMSAIHLYDIDRWLKQAEIACAMSLEALFANFKPYDVRLHQLRGFAGAIRSAKAIMRCAGGSDLLTGKLKTKVQDAYSMRSTPQVIGAAHDAVAYARVQVETELNGVGDNPIFLPEERLTLTGANFQGTPVSLPMDMIGAAVTMVSVLSERRLNRLNHPALSVGLPAFLTKGAGMYSGLMLSQYTADTLIVEQRILSMPASIQSIPAAADQEDFVSMGMNTAIKNGQILDNAYGILGIEMMAAAQALDFREFTPGRGVSAARRVVRSVVDHLDVDRPLYPDHTRMKELVRSCRVLEEVEKEVGLLG; translated from the coding sequence ATGGCCATCGTCCTGAACGGCACGTCGCTGACGGTCCCGGACCTCGTTCGCATCGCGCGCCACGGAGAGAAGGTCGAGCTCGCCCCCGAGGCCCTCGCGAGGATCCGCGCCTGCCGTGCCGTCCTCGAGGAGAAGATCGACGCCCACGAGATCATGTACGGCGTCAACACGGGGATCGGCGAGTTCTCCGAGGTCGTCCTGACCGACGATCAGGTCAAGGACTTCCAGCGGTATCTCATCTACAACCACGCGGCCGGCATCGGCGATCCGGCGCCCGAGGAGTACGTGAGGGGCGCGATGGCGGGGCGCATCAACGTCCACGCGCACGGCAACTCGGGCTGCCGCCCCGTCATCACCCAGACGCTCGTGGAGATGCTGAACAGGGGCGTCACGCCCGTCGTCTGCCAGAAGGGCTCCGTCGGCGCCTGCGGCGACCTTGCGCCGATGTCGCAGGTCGCGCTCCTGCTGCTGGGCGAGGGGGAAGCGACGTACCGGGGCGAGCGCCTTCCCGGGAAGGTCGCGATGGAGAAGGCGGGAATCCCGGTCCCCGGCCTCATGGCCCGCGACGGTCTCGCCACGATCAACGGATCGAACCTCCTCACCGCGATGAGCGCGATCCATCTCTACGACATCGACCGATGGCTGAAGCAGGCCGAGATCGCCTGCGCCATGTCGCTCGAGGCTCTCTTCGCGAACTTCAAGCCCTACGACGTGCGCCTCCACCAGCTGCGCGGGTTCGCCGGGGCGATCCGCTCCGCGAAGGCGATCATGAGATGCGCCGGGGGGAGCGACCTGCTCACCGGCAAGCTGAAGACGAAGGTCCAGGACGCCTACTCGATGCGCTCGACGCCGCAGGTGATCGGCGCTGCGCACGACGCGGTGGCTTACGCGCGCGTCCAGGTCGAGACGGAGCTGAACGGCGTCGGCGACAACCCGATCTTCCTCCCCGAGGAACGCCTCACGCTCACGGGGGCGAACTTCCAGGGGACGCCCGTATCCCTCCCGATGGACATGATCGGCGCCGCGGTGACGATGGTCTCGGTCCTCTCCGAGAGGCGCCTGAACCGGCTCAACCACCCGGCCCTCTCCGTCGGCCTCCCCGCGTTCCTCACGAAGGGGGCCGGGATGTACTCCGGCCTGATGCTCAGCCAGTACACCGCCGACACGCTCATCGTCGAGCAGAGGATCCTGTCGATGCCGGCGTCGATTCAGTCGATCCCCGCGGCGGCCGACCAGGAGGACTTCGTCTCGATGGGGATGAACACCGCCATCAAGAACGGGCAGATCCTCGACAACGCGTACGGAATCCTCGGGATCGAGATGATGGCCGCGGCGCAGGCGCTCGACTTCCGCGAGTTCACGCCGGGACGGGGCGTTTCGGCCGCACGGCGGGTCGTGAGGTCCGTCGTCGACCACCTCGACGTCGACCGTCCCCTTTACCCGGACCACACCCGGATGAAGGAGCTCGTTCGGTCCTGCCGCGTCCTCGAGGAGGTCGAGAAGGAGGTCGGGCTCCTCGGCTGA
- a CDS encoding esterase-like activity of phytase family protein, protein MKRRSHLVVVLVLAVSAAPGARAAEPQARLVARSVLPSGTFRDGSPASGAFFSETERATAASNGVRGPAAGPHLAAQPVQGFSSMVPAELGTWWALADNGYAWRPNSADFQLVFYRVDPRWNDPAGPRIDGTVVLSDPDRRLSWTIACDPKRGTPLPPFSYNALPPPPAACGADPSARILTGFDLDPESFVRAPDGTFWVSEEFGPFLLHVAANGRILEAPIELPGVRSPQNPFLKIADREHAERPNLAASRGPEGLAISPDGGTLYALLEGAVIGDDPRDLRIYVYDVAKRAFAPGFLRVRLEMPSQAVNLAALVDASGSRVYPDAAAPAAGPVSIGELKAVNGRQLLMIERDNHGDDLAAPRFKKIFLLDLTQASSNDGTVGKALLADLLAIPDPSGAGSDGDFFRLPFYTIESVHVVDRQTLLVASDNNFPFSNGRARSRSQDRRGPLAADDTEMVLVRLGTPLDADPRLFPPAAR, encoded by the coding sequence ATGAAGCGTCGCTCTCACCTCGTCGTCGTCCTCGTCCTCGCCGTTTCGGCGGCGCCCGGCGCGCGCGCCGCCGAGCCGCAGGCCCGGCTCGTCGCCCGGAGCGTCCTCCCTTCCGGCACGTTCCGGGACGGCTCGCCGGCGTCCGGGGCCTTCTTCTCGGAGACCGAGCGCGCGACCGCGGCCTCCAACGGGGTGCGCGGCCCGGCCGCGGGACCCCACCTCGCCGCCCAACCGGTCCAGGGCTTCTCGAGCATGGTGCCGGCCGAGCTCGGAACGTGGTGGGCGCTCGCGGACAACGGCTACGCCTGGCGGCCGAACTCGGCCGACTTCCAGCTGGTCTTCTACAGGGTCGATCCCCGCTGGAACGACCCCGCCGGCCCGAGGATCGACGGTACCGTCGTCCTCAGCGACCCTGACCGCCGCCTCTCCTGGACGATCGCGTGCGACCCGAAGAGGGGAACGCCGCTTCCGCCCTTCTCCTACAACGCGCTCCCGCCGCCCCCGGCGGCGTGCGGCGCCGACCCTTCGGCGAGGATCCTGACCGGTTTCGATCTCGACCCGGAGTCGTTCGTCCGCGCGCCCGACGGGACCTTCTGGGTGAGCGAAGAGTTCGGCCCGTTCCTCCTCCACGTCGCGGCGAACGGACGCATCCTCGAGGCCCCGATCGAGCTTCCAGGGGTGAGGTCGCCGCAGAACCCGTTCCTGAAGATCGCAGACCGCGAGCACGCCGAGCGCCCGAACCTCGCCGCGAGCCGAGGCCCCGAGGGCCTCGCCATCAGCCCCGACGGCGGCACGCTCTACGCGCTCCTCGAGGGCGCCGTGATCGGGGACGATCCCCGCGACCTCAGGATCTACGTCTACGACGTCGCGAAGCGCGCCTTCGCGCCCGGCTTCCTTCGCGTGCGCCTCGAGATGCCGAGCCAGGCCGTGAACCTGGCGGCCCTCGTCGACGCCTCGGGCTCCCGCGTCTACCCGGACGCCGCCGCCCCGGCCGCCGGGCCGGTCTCGATCGGCGAGCTGAAGGCGGTGAACGGACGCCAGCTCCTCATGATCGAGCGCGACAACCACGGTGACGACCTCGCGGCTCCGCGGTTCAAGAAGATCTTCCTCCTGGACCTGACGCAGGCGTCTTCCAACGACGGCACCGTCGGGAAAGCCCTCCTCGCAGACCTTCTCGCGATTCCGGATCCGTCGGGCGCCGGGAGCGACGGTGACTTCTTCCGCCTCCCGTTCTACACGATCGAGTCGGTTCACGTCGTCGACCGGCAGACGCTCCTCGTCGCCTCCGACAACAACTTTCCCTTCTCGAACGGACGCGCGCGCAGCCGGAGCCAGGACCGTCGTGGTCCGCTCGCCGCGGACGACACCGAGATGGTCCTCGTGAGGCTCGGGACGCCTCTCGACGCGGACCCGCGCCTCTTCCCTCCTGCCGCAAGGTAG